The following coding sequences are from one Rhipicephalus microplus isolate Deutch F79 chromosome 3, USDA_Rmic, whole genome shotgun sequence window:
- the LOC119169805 gene encoding uncharacterized protein LOC119169805 produces MQRVDTTMREAISVVKRVAVSLYRLCSAAEDRTIAELFAVGRSTVNLLYKEFCTTVLKNLEDDWVKMPSPTDMEEHMREFFAVTGFPQGVGALDGCHFPVSPPKKYASDYYDCKGW; encoded by the coding sequence ATGCAGCGGGTGGACACAACGATGAGAGAGGCAATATCAGTAGTAAAAAGAGTAGCCGTCTCACTCTACCGCTTGTGCTCTGCTGCCGAAGACCGCACCATCGCCGAATTGTTCGCGGTTGGCCGCTCTACTGTGAACTTGCTCTACAAAGAGTTCTGTACGACCGTACTGAAAAACCTGGAGGACGACTGGGTGAAGATGCCTTCGCCAACCGACATGGAGGAGCATATGAGGGAATTTTTTGCAGTCACAGGATTCCCACAAGGTGTTGGGGCGCTCGACGGCTGCCACTTTCCAGTGTCACCGCCAAAGAAATATGCTTCGGACTACTACGATTGCAAAGGCTGGTAA